A region of the Anolis sagrei isolate rAnoSag1 chromosome 4, rAnoSag1.mat, whole genome shotgun sequence genome:
ATTCCTTTATGCCACTTACGCCAAACCTGACCTTTTCCCCATATTTGCCTCCACACTCAGGCCAATGGGATACCACACTTAGCTCTGGGTCGTGCTTTGCAGACCCCATCACCATGCTTGACTCGGAATCATTTCAGTCCCTCTCGCCACTAAGCAATTCCATGCTTAGCTCTGGCGGATTTCAGCCAACGCTCATGAGCTCTGGCGCATTCGAGCCATCGTCACAACACATTTCCATGCTCAGCTCTGACTCATATCACCCGCTCGTGGGACAACCCTCCCCAACACGATGGGGACCGCTGCCTTTGGCGGGGGGCGCTCCAGCAAATTATGCAGAACTGCCTTGGGCGGGGGCCCCTCCGGCAAATTACGCAGAACTGCCCTGGGCAGGGGCCCCTCCGGCAAATTACGCAGAACTGCCTATGATGGGGGCTTCTCAGGCATCCTCATCTGCCTCCTCTTGGCCCTCATACTTTACTCCCGTTTACTCACCTACACCACCCATGGGAAACTTCGATCTCACGGGTAGCTTTGGGTCATTTCAGCCACTCTCACCCCAAGATCTCAGTGCCTCTTTGCCGTATCAGACGCTCCCGTCACAATGGGGTGGGACGCTTGGCTCGCTGTCTGTGCAGCCGCTCCTGACCCCATCTGACTCCACCGGTAGCGCGGGGTCCATTCTGGCAGGCACACAACTCGGTAGTAGCTATGGTTCAGACGTGGTTGCTGAAGCTCTCGACGCAATCCCAGTCGGACAGAGCACACCACAAAGCGGTGGCCCTTTTTACTATGACACTTTACCACTCGCACACAGCACACCAAACAGGGTTTTTAACTTTGCCAACAGACCACCACCTGGACACCTTTTCAAATTCGCACAGAGCCCAGTGGAAACTTTTGTTCCAGCTGCCGCCGTTTTTGACAACAACAACTCATTCCTCCAACGGAGCCCACCACAAAGGGGTGCTGCTATTAACCTCCTTGCTGCTGGCATACTCCCAGGGACTATCACCATGAGGGGCAGGGGTGGGGCCTCACCACCCCCTATGCCCCTTCAACTCACGGCCCTTCCAGTCATGCCAAATACATGGAACACCGTCACCTCCGCGGCCACACCACCCATAGGGACAAGGACCGCGTTTGTTACCACAAGGAACGCACCCGTCTGCTACCCAAACCCGGCTCCTTTTGTCCTGCAAAACCCACCTCCAGGAAGGAGGGCCAGGGCCCCTCCACAACCCATGCCAGTTCCAACCGTCCCACTCTGCCCTCCTGCTGACCCACCGAGAAATATCAGCGTGAGGCCAAAGGAACGCATGTACGTTCCCACCGCAACGAAGCCGGGGGACGGCAAGCCAAGAGGTAAGAGAGGCCAGAAACGCTCATGCACCCCGATACGCATCCTAGCAACTGTGGGAAATGGGTATCAGTAATTTCCTGAATCATTATGGGACGATCCTAACCAGCACAACAAAGCCTTGTATGTTTTCTCATTCATGTGACCAGAGCCAAGGAAGCCGCCATTGCCCTTGAGGCCCCATTAAGAGTCGTGAGTGGGAAAGCCAAGGGCAGGGGGAATCAATAGCTGAGGTCAGGGGTTCTAGCCAGTGAGCAAGTGGGCAGTCcttggggagaggaggcaggcTAAGACCCCTCCCCAAGACAGCATAGAGAGCTAAAGAAGGGGCGGTGTGGGGTAGGAAAGCTGCTGAGCCTaggagggtggaaggaagggttaGAGAAGCCGAAAGGCAGCGTTAGGCTCCAAAACAAGAGTTTTCAAGAGTGCCATTGGTAGCCAAGGTACATAACTCAGGTACTCAAGTGTGCTTATTGGTGCATGCCACTCAAACAGCACTAGTAGAAACATTTGCAgaactatgtattgttgaaggctttcatggtcggaatcactgggttgttgtaggtttttttgggctatatggctatgttctagaggcattctctcctgatgtttcgcctgcatctacagcaagtatcctcagagttagtgagttctgttggaattaggaaaatgggtgtatatatctgtggaatgaccagggtgagacaactcttgtctgctgcagctaggtgtgaatgttgttggCGTTTAGCAGAGTAtcgcagaagctcagaataatggactctggagtctctgGTAAAAGTAGTTTTTCAGCTTTACTTAAGCAGCTCAAAATAGACAACCTACACCATCAGCGGACAGACGTGAAGAACACAAACCAAAAGAGATAGGAAGTAATACAAACTGCAACTGGAAGGaagtttatctctggcactccctaatctttcacaaaacaagaactcagggtcacattctcacagcttgttactttgctgtttaacccttctgtgtcaaactacatcctggcaatacaactCTATTACAATCACATaatcctatcacataaaattacatttaaacacacatcatacatgaattacacactgacaaatgtttcaactgaccaccttgatgagcatttgatggtctggcagttgtttggtgtggcttgttggtgcctggggcaatcttctgttgagaggtgattagatgtccctgatgatgtgttatgtatttGTTGTTGATTGTGTTAactgtgataactgtttttaactatggttttgtatattatgtgtgatttgtataggcatcgaattgtgccttttctgtaagccgccctgagtcctccttcgggggtagagaagggcggggtaaaagtacccgaaataaataaattgtttcctctctgttgttttgctgttgtaattttagagtctaaaaaccaccatgtcagactacacagagaagccattgaaatccacaagaaacatgtgtacaatttcaacagaaaggaggaaaccatgaatataaacaaattctggctaccagtatttaaaaaactctaaaattacaacagcaaaacaacagagaggaaacaatcagggacttctaatcacctctcaacaaaagattgccccaggcactgccaggccatcaaatgctaatcaaggtggtcagttgaaacattcacacctggctccaacagacaagagtcctttgtcctaccctggtcattccacagatatataaacccaattttcctagttccaagagacctcaccacctctgaggatgcttgccatagatgcaggcgaaacgtcaggagagaatgcctctagaacatggccatacagcccgaaaaaaacctacaacaatccatttgCAGAACTGCTTACCACACAGGCCCATGAAATAGAGAAACAGTATGATTCTTCACAGAATTAATTCTAATTACGTCAGAAGGAACAAAATACTGTGAGATGTAGTTGTAACCTCAGAAGCCTGAGAAACTCGATctacaaacaacagcaacaagatcCCATTAAAATAAAGGACCAAAGAATCATTGTAATAAGAGATTTACCTCCACAAATTATGCAGAATAGAAAGAAATACCCTGTTTCCCCTAAAATAaaacatacccataaaataagccatagcaggatttctaagcatttgcacaatataaaacatatcccgaaaataagacataatGGTAGGTGTGGCTATGCAGCGTACAAAGTCGGTTCCCCCCGGTCAGGTCCTGGTCATTCTGTGCGTGTTGCAAGCTGTGGAATAGAGGGAAAAATAGAAAGTCAAAGTCTCCTCAGTGATGTGAGGAGCAGGACTCTCTGtttcctcagggggaagaagtaaagctgtggctgcagttttactcagcactgtgggtctctcacACCCCACAAAAACACCAGGGGATAGGGGGAAAGCTTCTACAAGAAGTCTGCTACTAAGCCCATAGAGATCACCCCATAAATtcagattgttgtaccataccataaaataagacatcccctgaaaataagccatagtgcagtgtttctcaaccttccgaatgccgcgaccccttaatacagttcatcatgttgtggtgacccccaaccataatattatttccattgccacttcgtaactgtaattttgctactgttcggaatcgtaatgtaaatatccaacatgcaggatgtattttcattcactggaccaaattttgtggggttgggaggggattgattttgtcatttgggagttgtagttgctgggatttatagtttacctacgatcaaacagcattctgaattccaccaacaatggaattgacccaaatttggcacacagagctctcatgaccaacagaaaatactggaagagtttggtggacattgaccatgagagttgtagttcacctacatccggagagcactgtggactcaacaatgatggatctggaccaaacttggcgtgaattctcagtatgcccaaacgtgaacactggtggagttttggggaaatagacttgacatttgggagttgctgggatttatagttcacctacaatcaaagagcattctgaaccccaccaacgatagcattggaccaaacttcccacaagaacccccatgaccaacagaaaatacagtactgtgttttctgatggtctttagtgacccttctgacacttgCGACCACCCCCCACAGggatcctgatccccaggttgagaaacactgccatactGTGTCTTcttaaggaaaaataaatataagacagtgccttatttttggggaaacaggatATGGCTTTTTTTAAACTAATAAACTAAAAAAGAAAGATTACAGATTTCAGTGGAAACTACCAGGAGGACTTCTAGTGACTTACAAAGGACAAGgatatttattaaatatggtgATAAAGGCCCGAATTTTTTATGAAAGTAACAAAGATTATTTAGAATCACAAGAAATGACGGATGAAATGTCCACATCACAGCATAAAGGAGATGAGCAACCAAAGGGACAACAAGAGATAATACTACGAAGACTTTCTCAATAACTGGGACAATTA
Encoded here:
- the SPATC1 gene encoding speriolin gives rise to the protein MAGASGFNDLRREIEALVAENEELKQFLYLLKENQELKYILRLHSSDNTQSSSMDAGANAIIPSNAMPRMPRFRPRGYCFECPVPWHPHYTVQSPSSSLVPVSPGIGSPRYSYRPPQAPELLALPWPDDGGARPGNVLTDTMSSGAFDSFMPLTPNLTFSPYLPPHSGQWDTTLSSGSCFADPITMLDSESFQSLSPLSNSMLSSGGFQPTLMSSGAFEPSSQHISMLSSDSYHPLVGQPSPTRWGPLPLAGGAPANYAELPWAGAPPASSSASSWPSYFTPVYSPTPPMGNFDLTGSFGSFQPLSPQDLSASLPYQTLPSQWGGTLGSLSVQPLLTPSDSTGSAGSILAGTQLGSSYGSDVVAEALDAIPVGQSTPQSGGPFYYDTLPLAHSTPNRVFNFANRPPPGHLFKFAQSPVETFVPAAAVFDNNNSFLQRSPPQRGAAINLLAAGILPGTITMRGRGGASPPPMPLQLTALPVMPNTWNTVTSAATPPIGTRTAFVTTRNAPVCYPNPAPFVLQNPPPGRRARAPPQPMPVPTVPLCPPADPPRNISVRPKERMYVPTATKPGDGKPREKGKQERIIGEIAFQLDRRILANIFPNRTRLYGFTVSNVPDKVAQGQANTMQRMTPEESAAALERYNNIMERLKPLGYDAEVHPKLMEHIINTFGILRDRPDSNDQDSSSYNNVGYLRTVINESAPPDMRNVCMLLLNCLHQLSQEDGKPLFLW